The following are encoded together in the Kingella negevensis genome:
- a CDS encoding TonB-dependent receptor domain-containing protein: MQQPIFKLSLISLALFGGMAYAADETAQPAQELQTIRVKGEPSTRRITVKNMNETTDTQLRDVLKNEASVSMGAGAGTSQYLYIRGMGQNSVDVKVNNAYSDSQIHYHQGRHMLDPALVKIVAVQKGAGSASAGIGQTNGAIVAKTLDAADLLKNSSNPNFGAKINAGYSSNDGHNYGLAVFGQSGMFDYLLAGNIMKENAYKGGKGYVSPLNGSNKVPYSALDKGSYLAKIGATVDNHRFVLSHMHEQHKGTRLVREEFTFFPSGLTLARQAPAERKMSVDLTNFEWTAKDLGFAQSATANIYRLEHGRWSANDSGNNYAGGNLNVGSTKTKAETIGANVNFDSQITDKVLLKYGLNYRNQKIKPNQIFKAGVVNQQKQDVGVYAEAITDVTDKLTLTTGLRYDHFSFKDMSGKKRNDGAINPSISAIYQVTPELSFNVLHNYATRSPRMHDALLSHGTRGTITIANNTKAERAQNTEIGFAYRAQNYGFEGAYFWQNIKDALGTTTARNNHSDKDQEIINAGKVKNKGYELSGYYRWNNLTARLGVAHSKPKFYGENLAGKPEYASVIGRTWTAGLSYRFANPNVEIGIQHRQVEKVKASDNYFLVNNTVKPATTGKAGYGVTDITANWKPFNNDKMNVNFAVNNIGNKNYKPHSQRDISTLPGAGREFRVGVNYTF; encoded by the coding sequence ATGCAACAGCCTATTTTTAAATTATCTTTAATTTCTTTGGCATTATTTGGCGGTATGGCATACGCTGCCGATGAAACCGCGCAGCCTGCACAAGAATTGCAAACTATTCGAGTAAAAGGTGAGCCTTCTACGCGCCGCATTACCGTGAAAAATATGAACGAAACCACCGACACGCAATTGCGCGATGTGTTGAAAAATGAAGCGTCTGTAAGCATGGGTGCAGGTGCTGGCACTTCGCAATATTTATATATTCGTGGCATGGGTCAAAACTCGGTTGATGTAAAAGTAAACAATGCGTATAGCGATAGCCAAATTCACTACCACCAAGGTCGCCATATGCTTGACCCTGCGTTGGTAAAAATTGTGGCAGTACAAAAAGGTGCAGGTAGTGCATCTGCTGGTATTGGTCAAACCAATGGTGCTATTGTAGCGAAAACGTTAGATGCAGCCGATTTATTGAAAAACAGCAGCAATCCAAATTTTGGCGCGAAAATTAACGCAGGTTACAGCAGCAATGATGGTCATAACTACGGCTTGGCAGTGTTTGGTCAAAGCGGTATGTTTGATTATTTGTTGGCTGGCAATATTATGAAAGAAAATGCCTACAAAGGCGGTAAAGGTTATGTAAGTCCGCTTAATGGCTCAAATAAAGTACCATACAGCGCATTGGATAAAGGCAGTTATTTAGCGAAAATTGGCGCAACTGTTGACAATCATCGTTTTGTATTAAGCCACATGCACGAGCAACACAAAGGTACTCGTTTGGTTCGTGAAGAATTTACATTCTTCCCAAGTGGTTTGACTTTGGCTCGTCAGGCTCCTGCTGAACGCAAAATGAGCGTGGATTTAACCAATTTTGAATGGACTGCAAAAGATTTAGGCTTTGCACAATCTGCCACTGCTAATATTTATCGTTTGGAACATGGTCGCTGGTCAGCAAATGACTCTGGTAATAATTATGCTGGCGGTAATCTCAATGTTGGCTCAACCAAAACCAAAGCAGAAACTATTGGTGCAAATGTGAATTTTGACTCGCAAATTACTGACAAAGTATTGTTGAAATATGGTTTGAATTATCGCAATCAAAAAATCAAACCTAATCAAATCTTTAAAGCTGGCGTGGTTAACCAACAAAAACAAGATGTGGGTGTGTATGCCGAAGCAATTACCGATGTAACAGATAAATTGACTTTGACCACTGGTTTGCGTTACGACCATTTTAGCTTTAAAGACATGAGCGGTAAAAAACGCAATGATGGTGCAATCAACCCAAGTATCAGCGCGATTTATCAAGTTACGCCCGAATTGAGTTTCAATGTCTTGCACAATTACGCAACACGCAGCCCACGCATGCACGATGCGTTGTTGTCACACGGTACGCGTGGTACGATAACGATTGCAAATAATACCAAAGCGGAACGCGCTCAAAATACGGAAATTGGTTTTGCGTATCGTGCGCAAAATTATGGTTTTGAAGGCGCATACTTCTGGCAAAACATTAAAGATGCTTTGGGTACAACCACTGCCCGTAATAATCATAGCGATAAAGACCAAGAAATCATCAATGCAGGTAAAGTTAAAAACAAAGGTTATGAATTATCAGGCTATTATCGTTGGAATAATTTAACAGCACGTTTAGGTGTGGCACATAGCAAACCTAAATTTTATGGCGAAAATTTAGCCGGCAAGCCTGAATATGCCTCTGTAATCGGTCGCACTTGGACAGCAGGTTTATCATACCGTTTTGCTAATCCAAATGTAGAAATCGGTATTCAACACCGCCAAGTTGAAAAAGTAAAAGCATCAGACAATTACTTCTTGGTAAACAATACAGTAAAACCGGCAACGACTGGTAAAGCTGGCTACGGTGTAACCGATATTACGGCAAACTGGAAACCATTCAACAATGACAAAATGAATGTGAATTTTGCAGTCAATAATATTGGTAACAAAAATTACAAACCACACTCACAACGCGACATAAGCACATTACCTGGCGCTGGTCGTGAATTCCGTGTCGGTGTAAACTACACATTCTAA
- a CDS encoding siderophore ABC transporter substrate-binding protein → MTHKTILALLVAAALSACGGQQTQNTASSAPAASASAPQQGGKPADKPLEPHTDIKGEVITVKTTRGDFPVPKNPTNVAVYDYGMLDTLTALGVNVGATIDKSNIEYLKPVVEKAAHVGTLFEPNYEALNAFQPQLIITGSRANKAIHELNKIAPTIEMTADTKNLLASSKERIDAFAQIFDKQAEADKLKAEIDAAFADAKAAAQGKGKGLVLIVNAGKLSAQSPNSRLGGWLHQDIGIPAVDADMKEGSHGMPVSFEYVKEKNPDWLFVLDRGAAIGEEGQAAKDVLNNPLIAETTAWKKGQVVYLDSGTYLAAGGARQLQIAAKQAADAFKAAK, encoded by the coding sequence ATGACACATAAAACTATTCTTGCATTATTGGTTGCAGCAGCGTTGAGCGCGTGCGGTGGTCAGCAAACTCAAAATACAGCCAGCAGCGCACCTGCGGCATCGGCATCTGCGCCACAACAAGGTGGCAAACCAGCCGACAAACCGCTTGAACCTCACACCGACATCAAAGGCGAAGTGATTACCGTGAAAACCACACGTGGCGATTTCCCTGTGCCGAAAAATCCAACCAATGTCGCGGTTTATGATTACGGTATGTTGGATACTTTGACTGCGTTGGGCGTGAACGTAGGCGCAACAATCGACAAATCAAACATTGAATATTTGAAACCTGTGGTGGAAAAAGCGGCGCACGTTGGCACGTTGTTCGAGCCGAATTATGAAGCATTGAACGCGTTTCAGCCGCAGTTGATTATTACAGGCAGCCGCGCGAATAAGGCGATTCATGAGCTGAATAAAATCGCGCCTACGATTGAAATGACAGCAGATACAAAAAATCTGTTGGCAAGCAGCAAAGAACGTATTGATGCTTTCGCGCAAATTTTCGATAAACAAGCGGAAGCGGATAAATTGAAAGCGGAAATTGACGCAGCATTTGCAGACGCAAAAGCGGCAGCGCAAGGCAAAGGCAAAGGTTTGGTGTTGATTGTAAACGCCGGTAAATTGTCTGCACAAAGTCCGAATTCTCGCTTGGGCGGTTGGTTGCACCAAGATATTGGCATTCCTGCGGTTGACGCGGACATGAAAGAAGGTTCGCATGGTATGCCTGTGTCGTTTGAGTATGTGAAAGAGAAAAATCCTGATTGGTTGTTTGTGTTAGACCGTGGCGCGGCGATTGGCGAAGAAGGTCAAGCGGCGAAAGATGTGTTGAATAATCCGTTAATTGCCGAAACGACTGCTTGGAAAAAAGGTCAAGTGGTGTATTTGGATAGCGGTACCTATTTGGCGGCTGGCGGTGCGCGTCAGTTGCAAATTGCGGCGAAACAGGCGGCTGATGCGTTTAAGGCGGCTAAGTAG
- a CDS encoding HpaII family restriction endonuclease: MKKIFNQSNQQLNLFLNEENLNLQNPPNLAKPLRFIDLFAGIGGFHLALNSVGAECVFASEKDEHARRTYQHNFNTEHFELNTDIRKIAPEQIPDHDILCAGFPCQPFSQAGLKKGFTDGEDSERGNLFFCILDILEAKKPKAFILENVRGLVNHDNGRTFTIIQELLKNAGYLIYYQVLKASDYNIPQHRPRIFIVGFRNAPSLPAFHFPPKLPLTYTMSDIWGGNCEKEIGFTLRVGGKGSTIDDRRNWEFYRVDGEIKRIGIDESKKMMAFPESYHFPVSKTQAMKQLGNSVCVEVVRQVARSVVNYLYQNQSLFNQENDMAIKRNKGELSEIYALCKVIFKQKIAYGDLNAQITADSIQVLKLHTNQSDIDLNKSQIVITSKDKTITYVLSDLITQAELNQILDDIKHSKSTFSSQLLEQKTALLGLEKTKGTSLEKGDLTLTFDENGQIFAQQNASIKSFLGNAPTLINASQATNFIYQIQGVSIDDMQTVNQIDSRAKIKDRLQKIMDLGGKLSFIQCENTVYESTLRKVDSRMPEILADALLAFFRKEISNKLADFPEQKIENYEQKQQIHCRLRDFIKASILGIFPTHEWDGNLTANSVLLVNQDGELLFYHTNKDAILKEFFYKNTFFDTPSSSRHRFGLIYQENGKLYFKLNLQLRLAR; this comes from the coding sequence GTGAAAAAAATCTTTAACCAATCAAATCAACAACTAAATTTATTTTTAAATGAAGAAAATTTAAATCTACAAAATCCGCCAAATTTGGCTAAACCATTGCGTTTTATTGACCTGTTTGCTGGCATTGGCGGTTTTCATTTGGCATTAAATTCTGTGGGGGCGGAATGTGTTTTTGCGTCTGAAAAAGATGAACACGCTCGCCGAACTTATCAACACAATTTTAATACAGAACATTTTGAATTAAATACAGATATTCGCAAAATTGCTCCCGAACAAATCCCTGACCACGATATTTTATGTGCAGGTTTTCCGTGTCAGCCATTTTCGCAGGCTGGCTTAAAAAAGGGTTTTACCGACGGCGAAGATTCCGAGCGTGGCAATTTGTTTTTCTGTATTTTGGATATTTTGGAAGCCAAAAAACCAAAAGCATTTATTTTGGAAAACGTGCGTGGTTTAGTTAATCACGACAACGGCAGGACTTTTACGATTATTCAAGAATTGCTAAAAAACGCAGGTTATTTAATTTATTATCAAGTTTTAAAAGCGTCTGATTACAATATTCCGCAACATCGCCCACGCATTTTTATTGTTGGGTTTAGAAATGCACCGTCTTTGCCAGCGTTTCATTTTCCACCCAAATTGCCTTTAACTTACACGATGTCGGATATTTGGGGCGGAAATTGTGAAAAAGAAATCGGTTTTACTTTGCGTGTTGGCGGTAAAGGCTCAACGATTGACGATAGACGAAATTGGGAATTTTATCGTGTAGATGGCGAAATCAAACGCATTGGCATTGATGAAAGCAAAAAAATGATGGCATTTCCTGAAAGCTATCATTTCCCCGTTTCCAAAACCCAGGCAATGAAACAACTTGGTAACAGCGTTTGCGTAGAAGTCGTGCGACAAGTGGCTCGTTCGGTCGTGAATTATTTATATCAAAATCAATCACTTTTTAATCAGGAAAACGATATGGCAATTAAACGCAACAAAGGCGAATTAAGTGAAATTTACGCTTTATGCAAAGTGATTTTTAAGCAAAAAATTGCATATGGCGATTTAAATGCACAAATAACCGCTGATAGCATTCAAGTTTTAAAATTACATACCAATCAATCAGATATTGATTTAAATAAAAGTCAAATTGTCATTACATCAAAAGACAAAACAATCACTTACGTTTTATCGGATTTGATTACACAGGCTGAATTAAATCAAATTTTAGACGATATTAAACACAGCAAAAGCACGTTTAGCAGTCAATTATTGGAACAAAAGACGGCATTATTGGGATTAGAAAAAACCAAAGGCACTTCACTAGAAAAAGGCGATTTAACTTTGACTTTTGATGAAAATGGACAAATTTTCGCCCAACAAAATGCAAGTATTAAATCGTTTTTGGGTAATGCTCCGACTTTGATTAACGCATCACAAGCAACCAATTTTATTTATCAAATTCAAGGGGTAAGTATTGATGATATGCAAACAGTAAACCAGATTGACAGCCGAGCGAAAATCAAAGACCGTTTGCAAAAAATTATGGATTTGGGTGGAAAATTGTCGTTTATTCAATGTGAAAATACGGTTTATGAAAGCACGTTGCGGAAAGTGGATAGCCGAATGCCTGAAATTTTGGCGGACGCATTATTGGCATTTTTCCGCAAAGAAATCAGCAATAAATTAGCTGATTTTCCTGAACAAAAAATAGAAAATTACGAACAAAAACAGCAAATTCATTGCCGTTTGCGTGATTTTATTAAAGCCAGTATTTTAGGAATTTTTCCCACACACGAATGGGACGGCAATTTAACCGCTAATTCGGTTTTATTGGTCAATCAAGACGGCGAATTGTTGTTCTATCACACCAATAAAGACGCTATTTTAAAAGAATTTTTCTATAAAAATACGTTTTTTGATACACCGTCATCATCTCGTCATCGCTTTGGCTTAATTTATCAAGAAAATGGGAAATTATATTTTAAATTAAATTTGCAATTACGTTTGGCAAGATAA
- a CDS encoding ABC transporter permease, whose product MSTKSLYTLSILFTIVLFFASLSIGVANFSWANVFSGSLNDSTQVMLISRLPRTFAILLTGASMGVAGMIMQILLKNRFVEPSMVGASQSAILGLLLMSLLLPSAALLTKMSVAAVAALLGMLLFMAMIRKLPPTAQLLVPLVGIIFGGVIESVYTFIAYETDMLQLISVWQSGDFSGVLLGRYELLWLTGALAVVAYLIADQLTIVGLGESVAVNLGINRNVILWAGLVIVALITSLVVVTVGNIPFIGLVVPNIVSRLLGDKLRASLPAVALLGAVLVLLCDIVGRVIVFPFEIPVATVFGVLGTVLFLGLLFRQPERK is encoded by the coding sequence ATGTCCACAAAATCCCTTTACACCCTATCCATTTTGTTCACGATTGTTTTATTTTTCGCTAGTTTATCCATTGGCGTGGCGAATTTTTCTTGGGCAAATGTGTTTTCAGGCAGCCTGAACGATTCCACGCAAGTGATGTTAATCAGCCGTTTACCGCGTACGTTTGCGATTTTGCTGACGGGTGCGTCTATGGGCGTGGCGGGCATGATTATGCAGATTTTGCTGAAAAATCGCTTTGTTGAGCCGTCTATGGTGGGAGCGAGTCAGAGCGCGATTTTGGGGCTGTTGCTGATGTCGTTGCTGCTGCCGAGCGCGGCTTTATTGACGAAAATGTCGGTGGCGGCGGTGGCAGCGTTGTTGGGTATGTTGTTGTTTATGGCGATGATTCGCAAATTACCGCCGACCGCGCAACTGCTTGTGCCGTTGGTGGGAATTATTTTTGGTGGCGTGATTGAATCGGTTTACACGTTTATCGCCTATGAAACGGATATGTTGCAACTGATTAGCGTGTGGCAGAGTGGCGATTTTTCGGGCGTGTTGTTGGGGCGATATGAATTGCTGTGGCTGACGGGGGCGTTGGCGGTGGTGGCGTATTTGATTGCTGACCAACTGACGATTGTGGGTTTGGGCGAGTCGGTGGCGGTGAATTTGGGGATTAACCGCAATGTGATTTTGTGGGCTGGGCTGGTGATTGTGGCGTTGATTACGTCGTTGGTGGTGGTTACGGTAGGAAATATTCCGTTTATTGGGCTGGTTGTGCCGAATATTGTGAGCCGTTTGTTGGGCGATAAGCTGCGTGCAAGTTTGCCTGCGGTGGCGTTGTTGGGGGCGGTGTTGGTGTTGCTGTGTGATATCGTGGGGCGTGTGATTGTGTTTCCGTTTGAAATTCCTGTGGCGACGGTGTTTGGGGTGTTGGGGACGGTGTTGTTTTTGGGGCTGCTTTTCAGGCAGCCTGAAAGGAAATAA